One window of Chryseobacterium sp. JJR-5R genomic DNA carries:
- a CDS encoding DUF808 domain-containing protein, translating to MASGFFAILDDIAALMDDVAVTSKIATQKTAGILGDDLAVNAEKATGFLASREIPVLWAITKGSFINKLIILPVVFLLNWLYEPAINYVLILGGLYLAFEGVEKIIEFLFHREKKGHEVVEEVKEEGQTPEEIEKTKVKSAITTDFILSIEIVIIALGTVLEEKHPFITQILVTSLVAFIATVGVYGIVALIVRMDDAGFKLIKKSNDKGFFGKLGHLLVKALPIVIKALGVIGTIALIMVAGGIFAHRIDYFHHILPSWSSSKTLTVLKEVILGLAGGLIAVALFTIGKKIYSLVRG from the coding sequence ATGGCATCTGGTTTTTTTGCAATTTTGGATGATATCGCTGCTTTGATGGACGACGTAGCGGTTACCAGTAAAATAGCTACACAAAAAACGGCAGGCATCCTTGGTGACGACCTTGCGGTAAATGCTGAAAAAGCAACAGGTTTCCTCGCTTCGAGAGAGATACCGGTACTGTGGGCCATTACAAAGGGTTCCTTCATTAACAAATTAATCATCCTGCCGGTTGTATTTCTACTGAACTGGCTGTATGAACCGGCCATTAATTATGTGCTGATTCTGGGAGGATTGTACCTTGCCTTCGAAGGGGTTGAAAAAATCATAGAATTCCTGTTTCACCGTGAAAAAAAAGGCCATGAGGTGGTGGAAGAAGTTAAAGAAGAAGGCCAGACCCCTGAAGAAATAGAAAAAACAAAAGTGAAATCAGCCATTACCACGGATTTTATCCTGTCCATTGAGATTGTCATTATTGCGTTGGGAACGGTGCTGGAAGAAAAGCACCCTTTTATTACACAGATTTTAGTAACGAGCCTGGTGGCATTCATAGCTACGGTGGGAGTGTACGGAATTGTTGCCCTGATCGTAAGAATGGATGATGCCGGATTTAAGCTGATTAAAAAGAGCAATGACAAAGGATTCTTCGGAAAGCTGGGCCATTTGCTGGTAAAGGCTTTACCGATTGTCATCAAGGCACTGGGCGTCATCGGCACCATTGCTTTAATTATGGTGGCAGGCGGGATTTTTGCGCACAGGATCGATTATTTCCACCATATTTTGCCATCATGGTCTTCCAGTAAAACCCTGACTGTCCTGAAAGAAGTGATACTGGGACTGGCAGGAGGATTGATCGCCGTTGCTCTTTTCACCATCGGAAAGAAAATCTACAGCTTGGTACGCGGATAA
- a CDS encoding hemin receptor: MMSISAAFFAQAQDVSVIRNTVDVYSASPSIGSAKFNAMAGSNGALGGDANALLTNPAGLGVAISGEISGTLSLTGNKNTSSYAGSSYSYNINKGDIGNIGAVMTFQLMTESAWKFINVGVNYSNQSIDNYIETPGNNNLVYDFAAGGSSSFGRHAYDRYGYLSKTSFGVGANYNNNIYIGAGLNFLNSSMDQSDTAIFNDVSSGNSEYFSKQNTPFYEKGNGFSASLGVIGKLNPNFRIGAALETPTFWNIDRSYNFYNDAIYGDDYGIENRKLTSPLKATVSAAFIASKSFSLNVDYTLGLTKPKYKVYGAAENDLNDFFREDSKNLSELKMGAEYRIKQFRLRGGYSYASSPFDALSVNSFNNDGSLSDNPRSYSNLILNDRNMLSFGIGYDFRSFYIDAAYQNMTSKYSNPFLRGLVNGDFEDGYYSPNRLIASEGYAVSDVKNIRNNFFLTFGWKF; encoded by the coding sequence ATGATGAGTATTTCTGCTGCATTTTTTGCGCAGGCTCAGGATGTTTCCGTAATAAGGAATACGGTAGATGTATATTCAGCTTCTCCAAGCATAGGTTCTGCCAAGTTTAATGCGATGGCAGGATCTAACGGAGCATTAGGAGGCGATGCCAATGCCCTGTTAACCAATCCTGCAGGACTTGGTGTTGCCATTTCCGGAGAAATTTCGGGAACATTGTCGCTTACCGGCAATAAAAACACATCTTCGTATGCAGGATCTTCTTATTCATACAATATCAATAAAGGAGATATCGGGAATATCGGTGCAGTAATGACTTTTCAGCTGATGACCGAAAGTGCATGGAAGTTTATTAACGTCGGGGTAAACTACTCTAACCAGTCTATTGACAATTATATTGAAACGCCGGGGAACAACAATCTGGTCTATGATTTTGCTGCTGGCGGAAGTTCTTCATTCGGAAGGCATGCTTATGACAGATATGGATATTTATCAAAAACAAGCTTTGGTGTAGGTGCCAATTACAATAACAATATATACATCGGTGCAGGATTGAATTTCCTTAACTCTTCAATGGATCAGTCGGATACAGCTATTTTCAATGATGTATCTTCCGGTAATTCAGAATACTTCAGCAAGCAGAATACACCTTTCTATGAAAAAGGAAACGGTTTCTCCGCCTCATTAGGGGTAATAGGAAAACTAAACCCGAACTTCAGGATCGGGGCTGCATTGGAAACGCCAACGTTCTGGAACATTGATAGAAGCTATAATTTCTATAATGATGCCATCTACGGTGATGATTACGGGATTGAAAACAGAAAACTGACATCCCCGTTAAAAGCGACGGTAAGTGCTGCATTTATTGCAAGTAAAAGTTTTTCTTTAAATGTTGATTATACTTTAGGCTTAACCAAGCCAAAATATAAAGTATACGGTGCAGCAGAAAATGATTTAAATGATTTTTTCAGAGAAGATTCTAAAAATCTGTCAGAATTAAAAATGGGTGCGGAATACAGGATCAAACAGTTCAGGCTGAGAGGCGGATATTCTTATGCTTCAAGTCCTTTTGATGCGCTTTCCGTGAATTCTTTCAACAATGACGGAAGCTTATCTGACAACCCAAGGTCTTACAGCAATCTTATTCTTAATGACAGGAATATGCTGTCGTTCGGTATCGGATATGATTTCAGGTCATTCTATATTGATGCAGCTTATCAGAACATGACTTCAAAATACAGCAATCCTTTTCTGAGAGGATTGGTTAACGGTGATTTTGAAGACGGATATTATTCTCCTAACCGTCTGATTGCGAGTGAAGGTTATGCCGTTTCAGATGTGAAAAATATCAGAAATAATTTCTTTCTTACATTCGGGTGGAAATTTTAA
- the dnaJ gene encoding molecular chaperone DnaJ, whose protein sequence is MSKRDYYEVLEISKSASADEIKKAYRKMAIKFHPDKNPGDKEAEDKFKEAAEAYEVLSDEQKRARYDQFGHAGVGGNGGFGGGGGFGGGMNMEDIFSQFGDIFGGGGGFGGFGGGGGRQQVKGSNLRIRIKLNLEEMVNGTQKTIKVRKMKMAEGATSKTCPTCGGSGVQLKVMNTMFGQMQTQTTCGTCQGIGKVADKIPAGANAQGLIKDEEEISINIPAGARDGIQLNVRGKGNDAPFGGIPGDLLVIIEEEIDKTIKREGDNLHQELYISFAEAALGTKKEVPTVGGKVKITIDTGTQSGKILRLAGKGLPSIDSYGKGDMFIHINVWTPQQLTKEQKDFFEKQMSSGEMVAEPSGKEKTFFDKVKDLFN, encoded by the coding sequence ATGTCAAAAAGAGATTATTACGAGGTTCTTGAAATCAGCAAATCTGCATCAGCCGACGAAATAAAGAAAGCATACCGTAAAATGGCCATCAAATTCCACCCTGATAAAAACCCGGGTGATAAGGAGGCGGAAGATAAGTTCAAGGAAGCGGCAGAAGCTTATGAAGTGCTGAGCGACGAGCAGAAACGTGCACGGTATGACCAGTTCGGCCATGCAGGCGTTGGCGGAAACGGCGGCTTTGGCGGCGGCGGAGGTTTCGGCGGCGGAATGAACATGGAAGATATCTTCAGCCAGTTCGGTGACATTTTCGGCGGCGGCGGCGGTTTCGGTGGATTCGGCGGTGGCGGCGGCCGTCAGCAGGTGAAAGGCTCTAATTTAAGAATCCGCATCAAGCTGAACCTTGAAGAAATGGTAAACGGGACACAGAAAACCATCAAGGTCAGAAAAATGAAGATGGCAGAAGGCGCCACTTCAAAAACCTGCCCTACCTGCGGCGGTTCCGGAGTCCAGCTGAAAGTGATGAATACGATGTTCGGGCAGATGCAGACCCAGACGACCTGCGGAACCTGCCAGGGAATCGGGAAAGTGGCGGATAAAATTCCAGCAGGTGCCAATGCACAGGGCCTGATAAAAGATGAAGAGGAAATCTCAATCAATATTCCGGCAGGGGCAAGAGACGGGATCCAGCTTAATGTAAGGGGAAAAGGAAACGACGCGCCCTTCGGAGGGATTCCGGGAGACCTTTTGGTGATTATTGAAGAGGAAATTGATAAAACCATCAAAAGAGAAGGTGACAACCTTCACCAGGAACTCTACATCTCATTTGCCGAAGCCGCATTGGGAACCAAGAAGGAAGTACCTACGGTAGGAGGAAAAGTAAAAATCACCATTGATACGGGAACCCAGTCCGGAAAGATTTTAAGACTTGCCGGGAAAGGCCTTCCAAGCATCGACAGCTATGGAAAAGGCGATATGTTCATCCACATTAATGTATGGACCCCGCAGCAGCTGACGAAAGAACAAAAAGACTTTTTTGAAAAGCAGATGAGCAGCGGAGAAATGGTTGCAGAACCTTCCGGAAAAGAAAAAACGTTCTTTGATAAAGTGAAAGATTTGTTCAACTAA
- a CDS encoding nucleotide exchange factor GrpE: MENQDINEESINNQEETNIQNEAVLEDKVTEKPSAEELLAEEKDRYIRLYAEFENYKKRTSKEKMEFFQYANQDMMVSMLGVLDDFERALKEIAKNGNPADLQGVELIYNKFKSKLTEKGLKIMEVRAGDSFNVDFHEAITQIPAPSEDLKGKIVDVIETGYTLGDKVIRFAKVVTGN; the protein is encoded by the coding sequence ATGGAAAACCAGGATATTAACGAAGAAAGCATCAATAATCAGGAAGAAACAAATATTCAGAATGAAGCTGTATTAGAAGACAAAGTGACAGAAAAGCCCTCTGCCGAGGAACTTTTGGCAGAAGAAAAAGACCGTTACATCAGGCTGTATGCTGAATTTGAAAATTATAAGAAAAGGACGTCAAAAGAAAAGATGGAGTTCTTCCAGTATGCCAATCAGGACATGATGGTTTCCATGCTTGGGGTTTTGGATGACTTTGAAAGAGCACTGAAGGAAATTGCCAAAAACGGAAACCCTGCAGACCTTCAGGGGGTTGAACTGATCTACAATAAATTCAAGAGCAAACTGACTGAGAAAGGTTTAAAAATCATGGAAGTAAGAGCCGGAGACAGCTTTAATGTGGATTTCCATGAAGCGATTACGCAGATTCCTGCACCGTCAGAAGATTTGAAAGGCAAGATCGTGGATGTTATTGAAACAGGTTATACCTTAGGAGATAAAGTAATCCGTTTTGCTAAAGTAGTAACCGGAAATTAA
- a CDS encoding Nramp family divalent metal transporter, producing MNLNLKSAWRKDKTSNSLAEVYSSVKIPKNAGFWRKYLAFAGPGLMVAVGYMDPGNWATDIAGGAQFGYTLLSVILISNIFAMVLQHLSVKLGVVAERDLAQACRDHFGPKTNFMLWVFCEIAIAACDLAEVIGSAIALNLLFHIPLTWGIVITTVDVLIILLLQSKGFRWIESIIGGLIFVILACFIYELVISKPAINELLGGLVPKAEIIRNPAMLYIAIGILGATVMPHNLYLHSSIVQTRDYTRDREGKKEAIKFATLDSTVSLMLAFFINGAILILAAATFHISGNKDVADIHDAYKMLTPILGASMASIVFAVALLASGQNSTLTGTLAGQIVMEGFLNIRLKPWLRRLITRLIAVIPALIVAILYGEQGTTELLVLSQVILSMQLSFAVVPLVMFTNDKAKMGEFVNKPFLKISVWVISVVIIILNLYLLYQTFFGE from the coding sequence ATGAACCTGAATTTAAAAAGTGCCTGGCGAAAAGATAAAACTTCAAATTCTCTTGCAGAGGTTTATTCTTCGGTAAAGATTCCTAAAAACGCCGGCTTTTGGAGAAAATACCTTGCATTTGCAGGTCCGGGCCTTATGGTTGCGGTAGGATATATGGACCCTGGAAACTGGGCAACCGATATTGCGGGAGGCGCACAGTTCGGTTATACCCTGCTTTCGGTAATTCTAATTTCAAATATTTTTGCGATGGTCCTCCAGCATTTATCCGTAAAACTGGGTGTTGTTGCAGAAAGGGACCTTGCGCAGGCCTGCCGGGACCATTTCGGACCTAAAACCAATTTTATGCTTTGGGTATTCTGTGAGATTGCCATTGCTGCCTGCGACCTTGCAGAAGTCATCGGCTCTGCCATTGCCCTGAATCTATTGTTCCATATTCCTCTTACGTGGGGAATTGTAATCACCACGGTTGATGTACTGATTATCCTTCTGCTTCAGTCGAAGGGATTCCGATGGATCGAAAGCATTATTGGCGGACTAATCTTCGTTATCCTTGCCTGTTTTATCTATGAACTGGTGATTTCAAAACCTGCGATCAATGAACTGCTGGGAGGGCTGGTTCCTAAAGCGGAGATCATCCGGAACCCTGCTATGCTTTATATTGCAATAGGGATTCTTGGGGCCACCGTCATGCCCCATAACCTGTATCTTCACAGCAGCATTGTTCAGACGAGGGATTATACGCGTGACCGGGAAGGGAAAAAAGAAGCGATAAAATTCGCGACGTTGGACAGCACGGTTTCCCTGATGCTGGCCTTTTTCATCAATGGTGCCATTTTAATTCTGGCTGCTGCCACTTTTCATATTTCAGGCAATAAGGATGTTGCGGATATTCATGATGCGTATAAAATGCTGACCCCTATTCTGGGAGCTTCCATGGCAAGTATTGTTTTTGCCGTTGCTTTACTCGCTTCGGGACAGAATTCTACGCTTACGGGAACCCTAGCCGGACAAATTGTAATGGAAGGATTCCTGAATATCAGGCTGAAACCGTGGTTAAGGCGTCTAATTACCCGTTTGATTGCTGTAATTCCTGCTTTGATTGTGGCTATCCTGTATGGTGAGCAGGGCACGACAGAACTTCTGGTCTTAAGCCAAGTGATCCTTTCGATGCAGCTGAGTTTTGCTGTCGTTCCTTTGGTAATGTTCACGAATGACAAAGCCAAGATGGGTGAATTTGTCAACAAGCCTTTTCTTAAAATTTCAGTCTGGGTAATCTCCGTGGTTATTATTATTTTAAATCTTTACCTTCTGTACCAGACATTTTTCGGGGAATAA
- a CDS encoding OmpA family protein: MSLNIIDLIKGQLGPALVSQAASQFGESESGISKAIGGLLPAVVGGLANDADNPHVLDAVTRSSSNGVLGNLLGVTSTSSEISDVVSSIFGDKLSGLITAVASYAGISNDSSGALLNVVTAAVVGTLGKYAADNNLDKAGISALLKEQQGTVAGLLPTGLSFASLSMGDWDARYKFDNDGDKINIPAHEEPKVEVTRSTAPEGTFPDRKVDDKGSIWKWLLPLLLLIAAAYFIWQQCEKKETTITTTPTDSGTVNTDTATVVTPANATGATVVASRTDEDIDLNGTALKGYRGGMEDQMITFMKSDGYKNAKDDDALKTQWYNFDHVNFKMGSANELETGSEGQLQNLVAILKAYPDAKIKIGGYTDKTGDEAQNMKLSGERADFIKSWLGKQGVGSQVLDADGYGSEFATVDASASDAERATDRRMAVRFAK, from the coding sequence ATGTCTTTAAACATCATTGATTTAATTAAAGGACAACTGGGGCCCGCCCTGGTATCTCAGGCTGCATCACAGTTCGGAGAAAGCGAATCGGGAATATCCAAAGCAATAGGCGGTTTACTGCCGGCTGTTGTAGGCGGACTTGCCAACGATGCTGATAATCCGCATGTCCTGGATGCTGTTACCCGTTCTTCTTCAAACGGAGTTTTGGGAAATCTGTTAGGAGTAACTTCTACCAGTTCAGAGATTTCCGACGTTGTATCTTCTATTTTTGGCGATAAGTTGAGCGGACTGATCACTGCTGTAGCATCGTATGCAGGCATCAGCAATGATTCTTCAGGTGCTTTACTGAATGTAGTAACGGCAGCTGTTGTAGGAACTTTAGGAAAATATGCAGCTGACAACAATCTGGATAAGGCAGGAATTTCAGCACTGCTGAAAGAACAGCAGGGAACAGTTGCAGGACTTCTGCCTACAGGGCTTTCTTTTGCTTCCTTAAGTATGGGCGACTGGGATGCCCGGTACAAATTTGACAATGACGGTGACAAAATAAATATTCCTGCTCATGAAGAGCCCAAGGTAGAAGTAACGAGAAGTACAGCGCCGGAAGGAACTTTTCCTGACAGAAAAGTGGATGACAAAGGGTCTATCTGGAAATGGCTCCTTCCTCTCCTGCTTCTAATTGCAGCCGCTTATTTTATCTGGCAGCAGTGCGAGAAGAAAGAAACCACCATTACCACAACGCCTACGGATTCCGGGACCGTAAATACGGATACTGCTACAGTAGTTACTCCGGCAAACGCTACGGGAGCCACTGTGGTTGCTTCAAGAACCGATGAAGATATTGACCTGAATGGAACTGCCCTGAAAGGCTACCGTGGAGGAATGGAAGACCAGATGATTACTTTTATGAAATCTGACGGCTATAAAAATGCCAAGGATGATGATGCTTTGAAAACACAATGGTACAATTTTGACCATGTGAACTTTAAGATGGGAAGTGCCAATGAACTTGAAACCGGTTCTGAAGGACAGCTGCAGAATCTGGTAGCTATTCTGAAAGCATATCCTGATGCAAAAATTAAAATCGGAGGCTATACGGATAAAACCGGGGACGAAGCTCAGAACATGAAATTATCCGGTGAAAGAGCGGATTTCATTAAATCCTGGTTAGGTAAGCAGGGTGTAGGATCACAGGTACTGGATGCTGACGGATACGGAAGCGAGTTTGCTACCGTGGATGCATCGGCTTCAGATGCAGAAAGGGCTACCGACAGAAGAATGGCGGTAAGATTTGCAAAATAA
- the proS gene encoding proline--tRNA ligase — protein sequence MAKLTSRSEDYSKWYNELVVKADLAENSGVRGCMVIKPYGYAIWEKMRDEMDKKFKETGHVNAYFPLFVPKSLFEAEEKNAEGFAKECAVVTHYRLKTDPDNPSKLIVDPDAKLEEELIVRPTSEAIIWNTYKNWIQSYRDLPILINQWANVVRWEMRTRLFLRTAEFLWQEGHTAHATKDEAVEEAEKMNKVYADFAENFMSMPVIQGLKTPSERFAGADETYCIEALMQDGKALQAGTSHFLGQNFAKAFDVKFTNKEGKIEHAWATSWGTSTRLMGALIMTHSDDFGLVLPPTLAPIQVVIVPIFKGEEQLAQISEVALDIQAKLRAKGISVKFDDDTHNKPGWKFAEYELKGVPLRIAMGPRDLENKSVEIARRDNLTKEVRSIEGLDSYIEDLLKTIQKDLYTKAADFRKNNITKVDSYEEFKKVLEEKGGFIYAHWDGTEEEEEQIKEETKATIRCIPLDDDIEPGISLISGKASQRRVLFAKAY from the coding sequence ATGGCAAAATTAACCTCAAGAAGCGAGGATTACAGCAAGTGGTATAATGAGTTGGTGGTAAAAGCCGACTTAGCTGAAAACTCAGGAGTACGCGGATGCATGGTAATCAAACCTTACGGCTATGCAATCTGGGAAAAAATGCGTGACGAAATGGATAAAAAATTCAAAGAGACCGGTCACGTAAACGCTTATTTTCCTCTGTTTGTGCCCAAAAGCTTATTTGAGGCTGAAGAGAAAAATGCAGAGGGCTTCGCTAAAGAATGTGCCGTCGTTACCCATTACAGGCTGAAAACAGATCCTGACAATCCGTCCAAACTGATTGTGGACCCGGATGCCAAGCTGGAAGAAGAACTGATTGTCCGCCCTACATCTGAAGCGATTATCTGGAATACCTATAAAAACTGGATCCAGTCTTACAGAGACCTGCCGATACTCATCAACCAATGGGCAAACGTCGTGCGTTGGGAAATGAGAACCCGTCTGTTCCTGAGAACAGCAGAATTCTTGTGGCAGGAAGGCCACACGGCACATGCAACAAAAGACGAAGCTGTTGAAGAAGCTGAAAAAATGAATAAGGTATATGCTGATTTTGCAGAAAACTTTATGTCAATGCCCGTAATCCAGGGGCTGAAAACACCTTCAGAGCGGTTTGCAGGAGCAGACGAAACGTATTGTATTGAAGCCCTGATGCAGGACGGAAAGGCTCTTCAGGCCGGAACTTCGCACTTTCTAGGACAGAATTTCGCTAAGGCATTTGATGTAAAGTTCACCAATAAGGAAGGGAAAATAGAACACGCTTGGGCAACCTCGTGGGGAACTTCCACGCGTCTGATGGGCGCTCTGATCATGACCCATTCCGATGACTTCGGCCTGGTGCTGCCTCCTACCCTGGCCCCGATCCAGGTGGTGATTGTTCCGATCTTCAAAGGTGAAGAACAGCTGGCGCAGATCAGTGAAGTGGCTCTGGACATCCAGGCTAAACTCAGAGCGAAAGGCATTTCCGTGAAGTTCGACGATGATACCCATAACAAGCCGGGCTGGAAATTCGCAGAATATGAACTGAAAGGGGTTCCTTTAAGAATTGCCATGGGACCGAGGGATCTTGAAAACAAATCTGTGGAAATTGCAAGAAGGGACAACCTGACCAAAGAAGTGCGTTCTATCGAAGGGCTGGATTCTTATATCGAAGACCTGTTGAAAACCATTCAGAAAGACCTTTATACCAAAGCTGCCGATTTCAGGAAAAACAACATTACCAAAGTTGACAGCTATGAAGAATTCAAAAAAGTTCTGGAAGAAAAAGGCGGATTCATCTATGCCCACTGGGACGGAACTGAAGAAGAAGAAGAGCAGATTAAGGAAGAAACCAAAGCTACCATACGATGTATCCCTTTGGATGATGACATCGAACCGGGCATTTCCCTGATCTCCGGGAAAGCATCACAAAGAAGGGTTTTATTTGCGAAAGCATATTAA
- a CDS encoding prolyl-tRNA synthetase codes for MKRNIHKSLLSMLKSKGILAISGGLLLVSCGAQMGGYSETDGVYYDPNKDTLPEGVIINERGNRVGDDYNYYQDDTNVVQNAEMNSREGRYEDWNNYNWNSTATDSDWGNFAGSQTNYYDSSWGSPWGMYGGYSPWGWGGGWGLGLSWGWGSSWGWGGGWNMGWGYSPYWGGFNPYWGGLYGYGYPYGYGGWGYGGGYWGGNYNNIYRRSASGGRGFNSYNGSFANKYGAASGNGFRRSNTNTGGFRNGNTVNGGFRNGTNVGFRGSNGGFRQGTANGGFRNQGGFRNQTQVRPNYNNQSQPRRNDGGFRNDNGGGFRNNGGFNNSNSGGGFRSSGGGGFGGGSGGGGFRSGGGGGGFRGGR; via the coding sequence ATGAAAAGAAATATACATAAAAGTTTGCTGAGCATGCTGAAATCCAAAGGGATTCTGGCTATCTCCGGCGGATTGTTGCTCGTATCCTGCGGCGCTCAGATGGGCGGCTACAGTGAGACAGACGGTGTTTACTACGACCCGAATAAAGACACGCTTCCGGAAGGGGTAATTATTAATGAAAGAGGAAACCGGGTAGGGGATGATTACAATTACTACCAGGATGATACAAATGTTGTACAGAACGCAGAAATGAATTCCAGGGAAGGAAGATATGAAGACTGGAACAATTACAACTGGAACTCTACTGCAACGGACTCTGACTGGGGGAATTTCGCAGGAAGCCAGACCAATTATTACGACAGCTCATGGGGATCTCCGTGGGGAATGTACGGCGGCTACAGCCCTTGGGGCTGGGGCGGAGGCTGGGGCCTCGGACTTTCATGGGGCTGGGGCAGTTCCTGGGGCTGGGGAGGCGGCTGGAATATGGGATGGGGATACTCACCTTATTGGGGCGGCTTTAATCCATACTGGGGCGGTCTATACGGCTACGGATATCCATACGGATATGGCGGCTGGGGCTACGGCGGAGGGTACTGGGGTGGAAACTACAATAACATCTACAGAAGAAGTGCATCCGGCGGAAGAGGATTTAATTCATATAACGGAAGCTTTGCGAACAAATATGGGGCAGCTTCAGGAAACGGTTTCAGAAGAAGCAACACCAATACGGGTGGTTTCAGAAACGGTAATACGGTAAACGGAGGATTCAGAAACGGTACCAACGTAGGCTTCAGAGGATCTAACGGAGGCTTCAGACAGGGAACAGCCAATGGTGGTTTCAGAAATCAGGGAGGATTCCGCAACCAGACTCAGGTAAGGCCGAATTACAACAATCAGTCCCAGCCAAGAAGGAACGACGGCGGATTCAGGAATGACAACGGAGGCGGATTCAGAAATAATGGAGGCTTTAATAATTCCAACAGCGGAGGCGGCTTCAGATCATCCGGCGGCGGTGGCTTTGGCGGCGGAAGCGGCGGCGGCGGTTTCAGATCCGGCGGCGGTGGCGGTGGATTCAGAGGTGGCAGATAA
- a CDS encoding class I SAM-dependent methyltransferase has translation MEWFESWFDTPYYHLLYSNRDYTEAESFITKLTADLQLPPDSRIIDLACGKGRHSVFLNQSGYNVLGLDLSRQSIEFDRQFENQTLKFDVHDMRNPIKADPVDAVFNLFTSFGYFDHADDDKKVFQSVYNALKPGGFFVLDYLNEEYVRKNIVPESVVEKGGIEFKICKKIEGRHVVKDIYFEADGKSHHFFEKVKLHTLETINSYASDCGFERMKIWGDYQLNVFKKETSLRCINLFKKK, from the coding sequence ATGGAATGGTTTGAATCTTGGTTTGATACCCCTTATTATCATCTGCTTTACAGCAACAGAGACTATACGGAAGCAGAAAGCTTCATCACAAAACTCACTGCAGACCTGCAGCTTCCGCCGGATTCCAGAATTATTGATCTGGCCTGCGGAAAAGGAAGGCACTCTGTTTTCCTCAATCAATCAGGCTATAATGTATTAGGTTTGGACCTTTCGAGACAGAGCATAGAATTTGACAGACAGTTTGAAAATCAGACGCTTAAATTTGACGTTCACGACATGAGGAACCCGATTAAAGCAGATCCTGTGGATGCGGTTTTCAATCTTTTTACCAGTTTCGGGTATTTTGACCATGCAGATGACGATAAAAAAGTATTCCAGTCCGTGTACAATGCCTTGAAGCCCGGAGGATTCTTTGTTTTGGATTATCTTAATGAAGAATATGTGCGGAAAAACATTGTTCCGGAATCAGTTGTTGAAAAAGGCGGGATTGAATTTAAAATCTGCAAGAAAATAGAAGGCAGGCATGTTGTAAAGGATATCTATTTTGAAGCTGACGGAAAATCCCATCATTTCTTTGAAAAGGTAAAGCTTCACACCCTGGAAACCATTAATTCTTATGCATCAGACTGCGGGTTTGAAAGAATGAAAATCTGGGGCGATTACCAGCTGAATGTATTCAAAAAAGAAACGTCTCTTCGTTGTATTAATTTATTTAAGAAAAAATGA
- a CDS encoding ZIP family metal transporter — protein sequence MTVLLLIASVIAGVFLGKHFGKKEKLAKNLLVLSAGFLITICLNEVFPQVYAAKSGSSLGVFVIAGVLLQMVLEALTKGFEHGHVHHHSEHNILPVALMVGLFVHAFIEGIPLANEAHEFSPYLLGIVFHNLPISFILGAFLFNRKSESKSNTSYPSILIVVLFALASPMGMLLGNYFNPDLQPYFLAIVGGIFLHISSVIIFESNKNHNIDWVKIGLVILGVSLALILHMFHNHSAVGHQH from the coding sequence ATAACTGTACTTTTGCTGATTGCAAGTGTGATTGCCGGCGTATTTCTCGGAAAACATTTCGGGAAAAAAGAAAAGCTCGCGAAAAACTTGCTGGTCCTCAGCGCAGGGTTCCTGATTACAATTTGTCTGAATGAAGTATTCCCGCAGGTATATGCTGCCAAATCAGGCAGCAGCCTGGGTGTATTCGTCATTGCAGGCGTATTGTTGCAGATGGTCCTGGAAGCGCTGACAAAAGGTTTTGAGCATGGCCACGTCCATCATCACAGCGAACATAATATCCTTCCCGTTGCTCTAATGGTCGGGCTTTTCGTACATGCTTTTATTGAGGGAATTCCTTTGGCGAATGAGGCGCATGAATTTTCACCCTATTTGCTGGGCATTGTATTTCATAACCTTCCGATTTCCTTTATTTTAGGTGCCTTTTTATTTAACAGAAAGAGTGAATCCAAGTCCAATACATCTTATCCTTCTATTTTGATTGTGGTTTTATTTGCCCTGGCTTCACCGATGGGAATGCTTCTGGGAAATTATTTTAACCCGGATCTGCAGCCTTATTTCCTTGCCATTGTCGGCGGAATCTTCCTGCACATTTCTTCTGTTATCATTTTTGAAAGCAATAAGAATCATAATATCGACTGGGTAAAAATCGGATTGGTTATTCTGGGCGTTTCTTTGGCTTTAATACTACACATGTTCCATAATCATTCAGCGGTTGGGCATCAACATTAA